Within Trichoderma atroviride chromosome 2, complete sequence, the genomic segment ACATGGAATGAAGGTCAGCTTGATTCGCCCTATGTCGGCACACCCAACCTAGAGTTGAATGCTACTGTTGAGCCTCCAGTATATCCGGCAACATATGCGCGTGCTCTAGCTTCTACTCCAACGAATATCGCTCGATCTCCCTCGCGACAAACACCAGGAATTTCGATTCATACGATGCCCATGGCCCCACCGAGCAACGTGAGCCGGAATTCTTCATCTAGTCGCCTGAAACGCCACTCCAAAAACATCAATCAAGCCACTCGTGGAAACGGCGTAAGCGCAGACGCTGCTCCAGATGACACCGAGCTGGCGGAGAACTTGAAAGCGCCGCCTTTCGATGGAGCGAGACTTGCCGGTGAAAATTCCGGCGAGCTCCAAGAGAGTTTAGAGCTTGGCAAGGATCAAAGTCAAGGAAGGGATACCTCCGTGATGAGCATTCGCGGTCTTAAGCGTCCGCTTGACACatcaaaagaaaacgagGATTCCGGCTCACAAACCGCAAAGCGCCAGTTCCAACTTGATAGTGCCAATGAGGATTGGGTCACAGACACTATTGGTGCTATTGCAATTGATGATAACGGCCATATCGCAGCAGGATCTTCGTCTGGTGGCATCGGAATGAAACATCGAGGCCGCCTGGGGCCGGCTGCTCTAGTTGGCATTGGAACAGCTGTTGTACCTTGTGCCGAGGATGACAGCGACAGGATCACTGTTGCAGCCGTGACAAGCGGCACCGGAGAACACATGGCTACCACGATGGCGTCACAGAGATGTGCTGAGCGTCTCTATCATGGGACACGCCGTGGCCCTGCTGGGATTGATGTtcaggacgacgacgaggacgccATCATGGAATCATTCATAGCTAAAGACTTTATGGACCACCCCGGGGTGAAAAACTGCCATTCCGCAGGCGCCATCGGTATCATGGCCGTGAAAAAGACTAGTAGAGGCTACTATCTATACTTTGCTCACAACACGGACTCCTTTGCACTCGCATCGATGGGTGGCTTGGAAAAGGAGCCGCGATGCGTCATGTCACGACTCCCCGATGGTGCTAAGATTGCCAAGGGTGGCCGCAAAGTCCAGCTGGATTAATACATCAGCAAAAGACGGCATAAAAGGAGGACCTTTTCCACTTTGCATTTCAAGGACTAGACCAAGGTAGAGGGCATGGGAGCGAGTTGCACTTTGCGCGTGGGGGGGATACTGGTGTCGTGCTCTATGATCtggattttctcttttttttcctcctcctctgtgTCACCCGCTGCAGCGTTTCCCTCGTTACTCTTTTTGTATGATAGTATGATATTCATATAGTGTTACCCCCTGTATTCCTATAGACATACCGTTTTCCAGAACTCCTTTATCTTACGCCCAAGACAGATCCTGCAGACCGTTTGGGCGGATTTCCACCTCTATACTACCTTGGGTATCGGTACATAAATTGATTAGAATGTTTTGCTCTCCTTGTTAACTTGTGACTTGGACTTCCAGGCAAGGCGTCAAAAAGCCTTTTCAATAAGCCCGTGTGAAATATGTATCATGACCTCTGCTATGGCTCTATTATCTTCAAAAACGGTAATTAAATCAAGGCTTTGGCGTCCCTGTAGCACTCCCTGTCTCCTCACGTCCGCTACCGttggcaatcttcttcttcttcttcttccttcgaGGTACAACAGCGGGTTTAGCACCGTAGTTACCAAGTGCCAGCACAGTACCGCACGTGAGACATTCAGCGTTTTCTGGAGGTTCGCAGAATATACTCAGACAGACGGAGCAGACAAATCCGGTATCGACGACCCTGCCGTGGCAAAAGCAGGCCGTTCGAAAATCGACAGTGTCATGGGCAGGCGTAATGATGGACTCGCGAGCTTCTGTATCGGGGATGAGACCAAACATTAGGTAGGTCAGCAGGCCTTGAGGGTTGGACGCCTTGAGGAAGATGCCGTTGGTGTTGAAACATGCTTGTTGGAGAAAGGTTGAGTCGCCGGCTAGAGCAATGGTGTCAATGGCGACTTGATTGTGAGCGGCCGCAAAGACGGCATTCATGGTGGGGATATATTGCGACGGTTCGGAATCTGAGACGGAGATGACGACGATTCGGCTTTTGACGGGAGGAGGGGCGGCGGAATTGACGGGCGCAGCGTTGGAGAGGGTGGTGTCTGACGCGCTGAGAGCTTGGGAGGCCTTGTTGATGCGGCAGAGGGCGAGGGTCAGCGCTCCGGAGAGTTGTGTCGTTACTTGGTCGAGGTCTTGCACCGTAGTCTCCGCCATGAGGCTCTGGATAGACGAGAAGACGGAGGACTCGATCTGCGCAAACTGCGGGTACTTGTTGGCCGacggggaagaagaagaattgttTGTTTCAGCCGACACATCCTGCATCTGGACGTCCCCCGAGTAGTCCCTTGCTGCCGCCGGTGGCttctgagcagcagcagcgggatACAGCCATACGGCGCGGTTGACGTGTGCGGCTATGACGGCGACCTGGTTGGTGTTGCTGAAGGCGAGGTGGGCGTTGACAAAGACGAGGGTGTTGGAGATTGcctgggagagggagaggcggGATTCGAGGGCGGCCCAGGCGCGTGGGTTGGtgtcgatgacgatggagaggAGCGAGGGGGGGGCTGTCGACGGAGGTGACCTCGTAGTGCTCCGAGACGTCGACGGCATCCATGGCGGGCGGTGGGTGGTTGTGGCTGGTTTGTTCGGTgagtggatggatggagtgGACGTATGCTGGCGGAGACAGCTACGAGGTCAGAGGAGCTGCTTCGATGTGAATTTGTGAGATTGATGATGCGATGCTGGGTTTCCACGATTTGGTGTTGTCGAGCAAGAGATGGATGCGTCTCAATCAAACAGCTAGAATTCGGATGGCCTAAGAAGAATATGATGTGTCAAGACATGTCTAAGACGGCGTGGCTTCATCTAACAGCTGGGATTCTGTAGATTAGCCACTGTCGAGTGTGACAAGCTCCGTTGCCCTGCTCTGCTGCAAGGCTGACTTGGGATCGCGAGATGAAAAGAGGCTTGGAGGGGAGCAAACGCCAAAGCACGTGACTGTCATTCATCAGTCTGTATCCTTCTACCAGCTGAATTACTCTGCCTCCCGATTAGTAGAACCTACGCAATAATAGGCTCGCTAAGCAAATAATGCCTCGACCCGGCATGACGGGATTCCATCCAAAGTCAATTGGCTGATGGCGCCAGCAAAGGCGTCGACTATCTGCGCCTCTAGCAGCCTAGCACTCCAGGCGCTCCAGCGACGATGCCCAGAATTTAACGTGGCAGCGTGGTGGCTCTGGCGATATCACTGGCTGCTGTCCGGATGGCGGAAACCCAACGCTAAAATACGCTGGTGACGCAGTGGGGGGTGGGGTTCGAAGCTTCTACTGCTATCAGGGTGGGACAGACACCTGGTGGGATCTGCagagcttctttttgtttcatcTGGTCTTGGGGAAGCTGGCCTGTGACGTCGCCATAACTTCAACGTTACAAGACGACTTCAGCGCATCGAGTCTTTTGCTGCTCAACACTTTTGCCTACCGCCAGGCCTGCAAGAAGCCGTAatagagcagcagcaaacgtCATCACTCTCACGACTCGCTCATTACCATTGATAGCATTGCTTGTGACATTGCAAATGCAGCcttgagcctgagcctgttCCAACCAAAACCCGAAACAAGCTCAAGATGGCAGCCGTAGCTGAGACGCTCCAGAATTCCGGTCCGGCTGCCTCGCTCGAGGACCAGAcgcttctcatcttcgcGCGGCTGATGGAAGGCGGccaggaagatgaagagacgtGCAAAGACCTGAATGAGCTGACCAAACTGCTCAACGATGACGCTGAGGCGcaggagaagaacaaggatCACAACTCCATCACCGCTCTCATTGACGGTGACTGCGTAGATACGATTCTGTGCTATCTCGACATGCGGCAGCCCGACGTTGTCCGGGGCCATGCCACTCTCGTCACCTCCGCATACCTGAGGGCCGCAGGCGAGAATGGCAAGCAGAAGCTGTctaccttcttcttcgatcGTGTCAAGAGAGGCACGTACGATGACTACATTGTCGCCTTTTGCGTCGCGGCGGCCATCTTCCCCATTGTTCCCGATCTCTCCGCCGAGCTCTTCCTAAACGAAGGGTTTCTCGTTGCACTAGGCCCGCTAATGAGGAGAAAGTGGAAGAGCCGAAAAGTCGAAACGGCGTGTTTGGAAATGCTAAACGCTTCCTGTATGAATGCGGCGTGCCGAGAGGCCATACAAAAGTACTGCGTGGAGTGGCTCGAGGAGGTGGTTGACCAGGACCTGGACGGGGAGGTTCGCAGTATGAATGCGGACCCCAACGTGCACAGCGAGGGTGGCTCCATCAACATGAGAAGGCATTCTGAGCAAGTTCAACACTTGGCCGCTGTGATTTTGGCCAAGCTAAGGGTAAGGAGACATAACCTACTTGAAGAGCTACATGTGCATTCTGATTATGGCTGACTGACTCAGAATGAAGGTAGTACCCTCGAACCCATCAACGAATGACCCAAACCAATCTAGAGTCGAGGCCGCGGTCACTAGCATTGAAGATTTATCCGGCATGTTCACCAAGATGATTCTGCGCGACGAGGATCACGGAAGACAGCATTCTATAGAGGGCCTGGCCTATTCATCACTGCAGCCAAAGATTAAGGAAACAATCGTCAACAATCCCCAACTACTCAAGAAGCTTGTGGCAATGCTCAAGGACGCACCCCCTCGCTCACCATCGACATATGGCCTTCTTAGCATTTTTCTCAACTTGACTCGCTATCGACCTGCTCTCTCTGAAGAGGACAAAAAGATGTCTCAGCTCAAGGCGTACGCAGACGCAGCTGGAAAACTGGCTGCTCCAGACACTTTGGACGATGATGATCATGTTGCCAAGAGGTGCAAGGTTGTCTTTGAAGCTGGTCTCACACCTGTTCTTGTTGCACACAGCAAGAACGCATCGCCCGCATCCATGGCCATCACCATATCCATCATTCACTCATTCGCCAGGACCAAGGCATTTCGTGGTTCATTAGCTCAGCAGGGTGTTATTAATCTCTTGTTAGCTGCATGGACGAGCTTTCccgaaagagaagagacaggTCGTCGGATGGCCGCCCATGCCCTCGCACAGATCCTCATTAGCACAAATCCCAATCTCGTCTTTGGAGGAAATCGATCGGTCCCGGCCAGTGCCGCTATTCGACCTCTGGCCTCAATCCTCCCACCAGATCCTGCAGCCGAGAGACGAGACTTGCTCCCAACGTTTGAGGGACTCATGGCCCTGACTAACCTAGCTTcgatggaagatgaaggaatCCCTCGCGCCATCATAAGCAATGCCTGGACTCAGATCGAAGAGCAGATGCTCTCTTCCAACAACCTCGTCTCCAAAGCTGCTGTCGAACTAGTCTGCAATCTAATGCAAGCTCCTGAGGGTATAGCCCTGTACGCAGATGGCAACCCTCAAGCTAAGAATCGAATCCACATAATGTTGGCCCTGGCCGACGCCGAAGATGAAGGTACCCGCAGCGCAGCGGGCGGAGCCTTGGCTTCCTTGACAGGTTACGAGAGCGTTGCGAAGCTAGTGCTGCAgcgagaaaagggcatcgAAGTGATCCTGGGCATGTGTACGGATGCGGACGAGGGTTTGAGGCATCGAGGAGTAGTTACTCTCTACAACATGGTTGCGGGAGATGCCGAGGTCTGCAAACTCGCGCGAGAAAAGGTCACCAAGGAGGGCGGCGTGGAGGCACTGAAGGACTCTCTGAAGCTTACTAGGAGGCCAGAGGTTCTGGAGATTACTGTGCAAACGCTAAAGGCACTTTTGGGACAGGAGTAAGAAGACGAACGAGGACACATCTTGTCTCATATTGTTTTCTCCTTTGTTGATTGAAATCATATCTGAACGCTTGCTTTTTAGTGACCCTACTGCGAGCAAAAACTTTGGCATCAAAAATTATGGCGGATCCCTTTTTGTTATGTATCTCTCAAGGCATATATATGCATTCATGATTGTTTTACGTATTCAATGAACAAAATTGCATCACAGGAGTAGCTTTATCATTGCCAAAGGCGAAGTCTAGTATCATTAAATCTATAAAATGCTTCCCGCCCCCTTTTCTCCATTTCAGCTTTCCACCCTGTTTAGAACAGCAACTCCCTCAACATGCCCCGTCTGAGGGAAGAAATCAAACCCTCTCAGGCTCTCAATCTCATATCTCTTACCCTCTCCCTCACCCCTCACCAGGACCCCCACGTCGCGAGCCTGGGTATGCACATTGCAGCTCACATAGACAACCCTCTTGGGTCCAAAGCGCCTCAGCTGAGCCAGGAAATCGGCGTCGCAGCCTTTGCGCGGGGGGGTCCAGGATGACAGTCGTCTCGTCGGCGTCGTAGGAGACGTTCTTGAAGAGCTCGCCGGCGTCGGCGGCGATGAACTTGCAGCGGTCCTCGCCGAGGCCGTTGAGCTGGGCGTTGTGGCGCGCGGAGGCGATGGAGTCGGCGGCGATGTCGATGCCCGTGGAGTGCTGGAAGACGGAGGCTAGGGTGATTGTGAAGAGGCCCGAGCCGGAGTAGGCGTCGATGAGGTACTTGATGGATGAGGGGGAAGAAGGGGGGAGGACGTGCTCCTTGACGTAGTCTGTGAAGACGGGCAGGATGGAGTTGTTGTTCTGGAAGAAGGAGCCGGCGGGGTTGGTGAAGTGGTGGTTGCGGATGTATTCGTGGGTGGTGGCCTTGGAGTCAGTCTCGCAGGTTTTGATGTCGATGCCGAACTCGCTGTCGTTGCGGACGGTGTAGGGGGCGAGGTCTTGCTGCTTGGggggagcagcagcgtcatcCGAGGCATCGGTGGGATAACGCTGTGTATTTTCGCGGAGCAGAATGGTGGCGCCTCGCTGGTAGTCTCCAAACTCGTTTTGCATCCTCTCTCGCTCGCGCTTCATGCCCTGCCTGACGACGTCGGTGCCAATGGGGCAGTCTTCAATGTCCATGACTTTGCGCTGGCCCTTGCGCATGAAGCCAATGTCCGGGCAGCTCGCAAACTTGGGCTTGGGGCCGCCCTTGTTCCTCCTGCTGTGGAAGCCCGGCGGGCCGTCAAAGTGCGGCGTCAGCTTGGTGCGGTAGCCGTACTGCAGGGGGCTGCCGATGGTGTCGAGGATGGCGGGAACCAGCTCGGCGGGCAGGTTGGCAAAGTTGCGGAAGGCCTTGTCGACGATGCGCCTCTTGCGGCGGAGCTGCTCGGCGTAGTCGAGCATCTGGAACTGGCAGCCGCCGCAGGTGGCAAAGTACTTGCACTGGATGCGGGCGTCGTCGCGCAGCGGGGAGGGCTTCACGATGGAGACGAAGTCGGCGACGGTCTGGTTCTCGCGGCGCAGGTGGCGGAAGACTTTGACTCGGGCGACGTCGCCGGGCACGGTGAAGGGCACGACGTAGACCTGGTTAGAGCCGGGCTTCATGGCGAGGCCGTCGCCGGTGGACGAGAGCTCGAGGACCTCGACGTCGGTCTCGGATCCCTCAGCGGGCAGGTCTTGCTGCGCCTCGGCGGTCTCAGCACCCTCTGCTGGTGTGTCGGTCTCGGATCTGCGAGATTCTAGGAGCGCCTCGATGTCGTACCGCAGGACTTCTTCGGAGGACCCTTCGGTGAtgttcttctctcgcttggtcttcttctgcttccagcTGCGATTGCTGCCGCTGGGGTTGGGCCGCTTGGGTCtgttgccattggcgccattgctgcttgtctggggagctgcagctggggcAGCCACGGGGGCTGAAGCAGCCGGAGAGGTCTGGGCGGTCGCCATGTGTGCCAATGGACGGAGGAGATGGAAGGGCTGAGGTCTCAGTCGATGGGGCTGAAGGAATGGAGTGGTGATGCTGAGATACGACGAGGGCCGTATCAGCGCTCTCATAGACGACGCAGCAGTCCGTAGCAAGTTTGAAGAAAGTAGATGTAGCAAAAGATGCTCCGATGGTCTAGGGCTATGATCTCTCGTCGCTGAATAATTCACACTCTCACCTTATATTGAGTCTTCATAGGTAGTTTGCGTCCACCAtggaataagaaaaaatGTCTTATCTTATCGAGAGATTGTATGCTCAATGTTACCTATTGGCcggcgctgattggctgcgCGACAGGAACATGCGCCGTGGCCGCGATTGGCTCCAGCACGGTTTAGCGACCGGGGCGGACTCTCCGATTTccatttttgttttgtcaCTGAAAATGGGGTCCTGGCACTAAGACACAACTCGCTGTCCGTCACGAGGGCTGGTTGGCAGGCAAAAACGCAGAGTCCGGCTGCTGGGACTGGCGTCCTTGATCCAGCTGACTGGCCGAAGCGGAGCTGGCCGAGGGGCATCCACATGGCCT encodes:
- a CDS encoding uncharacterized protein (MEROPS:MER0016969), with the protein product MATYGNEYLVSRNSRDRFLKWQEDLKRAEVGPKDNKVSSASNKVNTGSAPHLYDAVAVTDPRKIFPRDHTAAILAGTWNEGQLDSPYVGTPNLELNATVEPPVYPATYARALASTPTNIARSPSRQTPGISIHTMPMAPPSNVSRNSSSSRLKRHSKNINQATRGNGVSADAAPDDTELAENLKAPPFDGARLAGENSGELQESLELGKDQSQGRDTSVMSIRGLKRPLDTSKENEDSGSQTAKRQFQLDSANEDWVTDTIGAIAIDDNGHIAAGSSSGGIGMKHRGRLGPAALVGIGTAVVPCAEDDSDRITVAAVTSGTGEHMATTMASQRCAERLYHGTRRGPAGIDVQDDDEDAIMESFIAKDFMDHPGVKNCHSAGAIGIMAVKKTSRGYYLYFAHNTDSFALASMGGLEKEPRCVMSRLPDGAKIAKGGRKVQLD
- a CDS encoding uncharacterized protein (BUSCO:EOG092D2QYY), encoding MPSTSRSTTRSPPSTAPPSLLSIVIDTNPRAWAALESRLSLSQAISNTLVFVNAHLAFSNTNQVAVIAAHVNRAVWLYPAAAAQKPPAAARDYSGDVQMQDVSAETNNSSSSPSANKYPQFAQIESSVFSSIQSLMAETTVQDLDQVTTQLSGALTLALCRINKASQALSASDTTLSNAAPVNSAAPPPVKSRIVVISVSDSEPSQYIPTMNAVFAAAHNQVAIDTIALAGDSTFLQQACFNTNGIFLKASNPQGLLTYLMFGLIPDTEARESIITPAHDTVDFRTACFCHGRVVDTGFVCSVCLSIFCEPPENAECLTCGTVLALGNYGAKPAVVPRRKKKKKKIANGSGREETGSATGTPKP
- a CDS encoding uncharacterized protein (BUSCO:EOG092D20CT): MAAVAETLQNSGPAASLEDQTLLIFARLMEGGQEDEETCKDLNELTKLLNDDAEAQEKNKDHNSITALIDGDCVDTILCYLDMRQPDVVRGHATLVTSAYLRAAGENGKQKLSTFFFDRVKRGTYDDYIVAFCVAAAIFPIVPDLSAELFLNEGFLVALGPLMRRKWKSRKVETACLEMLNASCMNAACREAIQKYCVEWLEEVVDQDLDGEVRSMNADPNVHSEGGSINMRRHSEQVQHLAAVILAKLRVVPSNPSTNDPNQSRVEAAVTSIEDLSGMFTKMILRDEDHGRQHSIEGLAYSSLQPKIKETIVNNPQLLKKLVAMLKDAPPRSPSTYGLLSIFLNLTRYRPALSEEDKKMSQLKAYADAAGKLAAPDTLDDDDHVAKRCKVVFEAGLTPVLVAHSKNASPASMAITISIIHSFARTKAFRGSLAQQGVINLLLAAWTSFPEREETGRRMAAHALAQILISTNPNLVFGGNRSVPASAAIRPLASILPPDPAAERRDLLPTFEGLMALTNLASMEDEGIPRAIISNAWTQIEEQMLSSNNLVSKAAVELVCNLMQAPEGIALYADGNPQAKNRIHIMLALADAEDEGTRSAAGGALASLTGYESVAKLVLQREKGIEVILGMCTDADEGLRHRGVVTLYNMVAGDAEVCKLAREKVTKEGGVEALKDSLKLTRRPEVLEITVQTLKALLGQE